The following proteins are encoded in a genomic region of Rhodoferax aquaticus:
- a CDS encoding SlyX family protein, translating into MTTSHTTDERITELEIKASFTEDLLDELDKVIVRQQDQIDALIRELGYLRQQYAEPAPQGARNLRDELPPHF; encoded by the coding sequence ATGACAACTTCCCACACCACTGACGAACGCATCACAGAGTTAGAAATCAAGGCCAGCTTCACCGAAGACCTGCTAGACGAACTCGACAAAGTCATTGTCCGCCAGCAAGACCAAATCGATGCGCTCATACGGGAGTTAGGCTACCTGCGTCAGCAGTATGCGGAGCCTGCACCTCAAGGCGCGCGCAATCTACGCGATGAGCTCCCTCCGCATTTCTGA
- the trmB gene encoding tRNA (guanosine(46)-N7)-methyltransferase TrmB encodes MNSEKAASEHTPVETSVPNAALGTEPTAEALLEGATPAKPFMRTIKSFVKRAGRTTAGQAKAFEDLGPQFLLSYQKSSSDFQTIYPGAADEDYRPIVLEIGFGMGEATAKIAATLPETNFLCCEVHEPGVGALLKRIGENQLTNIRICAHDAVEVIDHMLPLQSLDGVHIFFPDPWHKTKHNKRRLIQSPLVAKLAARLKPGAYIHCATDWQPYAEQILEVLTAEPLLKNRALLSHPQLQGYAPKPHYRPLTKFENRGIKLGHGVWDLVFERI; translated from the coding sequence ATGAATTCCGAAAAAGCCGCCAGCGAGCATACGCCCGTCGAAACAAGCGTCCCCAACGCCGCTCTGGGAACTGAACCCACCGCAGAAGCATTGCTGGAAGGTGCGACACCGGCCAAGCCGTTCATGCGTACGATTAAAAGCTTTGTTAAGCGCGCAGGCAGAACGACCGCGGGACAAGCCAAAGCTTTTGAGGACTTGGGTCCACAGTTTTTGCTCTCCTATCAAAAGAGTTCCAGCGACTTCCAAACCATCTACCCGGGCGCAGCAGACGAGGACTACCGTCCTATAGTGCTTGAAATTGGATTTGGCATGGGAGAGGCAACGGCAAAAATAGCGGCGACCTTGCCTGAAACCAACTTTTTGTGCTGCGAAGTGCATGAGCCCGGTGTTGGCGCCTTGCTCAAGCGCATCGGCGAAAACCAGCTTACGAACATACGCATTTGCGCCCACGATGCCGTGGAAGTCATTGACCACATGCTCCCATTGCAGAGCTTGGACGGGGTCCACATCTTCTTTCCTGACCCTTGGCACAAAACCAAGCATAACAAGCGCCGCCTCATCCAGTCGCCATTGGTGGCAAAGCTTGCCGCACGCTTGAAGCCGGGTGCCTACATCCATTGCGCCACAGACTGGCAACCCTATGCCGAGCAAATCCTAGAGGTGCTCACGGCCGAGCCTTTACTCAAAAATCGCGCCTTGCTGAGCCACCCACAACTGCAGGGCTACGCGCCCAAACCCCATTACCGCCCACTCACCAAGTTTGAGAACCGCGGCATCAAGCTGGGCCACGGGGTGTGGGACTTGGTGTTTGAGCGCATTTAA
- a CDS encoding NAD(P)/FAD-dependent oxidoreductase, with the protein MTKSKAKSKVKSESKPKHIAIIGAGMAGIACARTLMQAGHQVTIFEKSAGVGGRMSTRDSAFGTFDHGAQYFTQRDPRFIKAIGIAPGVCKPWSANSVQVLDERGRVAAQALGTREYHWVPSPGMNALVKNWIQPLVAQQRLELHTRVTHLDRDVLKPHHWQLRTETGGGGQHVYSGFNCVLTAIPAEQARLLLHTSQEADKLAQQIDVVEMAPCWTLMVAFPQAMQPGMSALGPQWNAARSTHHRIAWLSRESSKPGRGKIERWTVQASAQWSQEHLNDDPRRVKDKLLKAFSEVTGIRAEPSHADVHLWRYAKTTQTLGHSHLWDRDSGLGACGDWCLGHRVENAFVSGLELALSVA; encoded by the coding sequence ATGACCAAATCCAAAGCCAAGTCAAAAGTCAAGTCGGAATCCAAGCCCAAACACATCGCCATCATTGGCGCGGGAATGGCAGGCATTGCCTGCGCACGCACGCTCATGCAAGCGGGCCACCAAGTCACCATCTTCGAGAAAAGCGCTGGAGTCGGTGGCCGCATGTCCACACGAGACAGTGCGTTTGGTACGTTTGACCATGGCGCCCAATACTTCACACAGCGAGATCCACGGTTTATCAAAGCGATCGGAATCGCCCCTGGCGTGTGTAAGCCATGGAGTGCAAACTCTGTCCAGGTTTTGGATGAACGAGGGCGTGTCGCTGCCCAAGCTTTAGGCACTCGCGAATACCACTGGGTCCCGTCCCCGGGCATGAACGCTTTGGTCAAAAACTGGATACAGCCTTTAGTAGCCCAGCAGCGGCTAGAGCTCCACACTCGGGTCACCCACTTGGACCGCGACGTCTTGAAACCTCACCACTGGCAGTTGCGCACAGAAACAGGTGGTGGCGGCCAACATGTGTACTCTGGCTTCAATTGCGTGCTCACGGCCATTCCTGCTGAGCAAGCCCGCCTGTTGCTGCACACTTCACAGGAAGCAGACAAACTGGCGCAGCAAATTGACGTGGTAGAGATGGCGCCGTGCTGGACGCTCATGGTGGCTTTTCCCCAAGCCATGCAACCCGGCATGAGTGCTTTGGGGCCCCAGTGGAACGCTGCGCGCAGCACACATCACCGCATCGCATGGTTGTCGCGGGAGTCCTCTAAACCCGGCCGTGGCAAGATTGAACGTTGGACGGTGCAAGCCAGCGCCCAGTGGTCGCAAGAGCACTTGAATGACGACCCCCGCCGGGTGAAAGACAAGCTTCTCAAAGCATTCTCAGAAGTGACAGGCATTCGCGCTGAACCCTCACATGCTGATGTTCACCTCTGGCGCTATGCCAAAACCACCCAAACATTGGGGCACTCCCACTTATGGGACCGCGACAGTGGCCTCGGCGCTTGTGGCGACTGGTGCCTAGGGCACCGCGTAGAAAACGCTTTTGTGTCTGGACTAGAGTTGGCACTATCGGTCGCATGA
- a CDS encoding pseudouridine synthase: MARSRPNAPPPRHGVSAGCVVLPAGPWATVFEYLLERFSSVPPETWRVRLGQGDVIDDQGITLRENTPYQAHQRVYYYRAVETEPAIPFEEAVLWEDEHLVVVDKPHFLPVMPSGKYLQETVLVRLKNRLGLSMLSPIHRIDRDTAGLVLFAKQAATRSAYQNLFRDRAVHKTYHAIAPWAPELPWPLERRSRIVCSSHFMQQTEVEGVANSLTHVSPLEIGVRYARYQLSPVTGQRHQLRVHMAALGLPLVGDGIYPTLTAEDQTDYANPLQLLAFSMSFTDPITQKAHSFESKRRLRSLSELENP; this comes from the coding sequence ATGGCACGTAGCAGGCCCAATGCGCCGCCCCCTCGGCATGGGGTGAGCGCCGGGTGCGTAGTACTTCCGGCTGGCCCATGGGCCACTGTGTTTGAGTATTTACTGGAACGCTTTTCCAGCGTGCCGCCCGAGACGTGGCGAGTCAGATTGGGCCAGGGCGATGTGATCGACGACCAAGGCATCACCCTGCGTGAAAACACACCCTACCAAGCCCATCAGCGCGTCTACTACTACCGTGCAGTGGAAACAGAACCGGCAATCCCGTTTGAGGAAGCCGTGCTGTGGGAAGACGAGCACTTGGTCGTCGTCGACAAACCCCACTTTTTGCCTGTCATGCCTTCTGGCAAGTACTTGCAAGAAACAGTTCTGGTGCGCCTTAAGAACAGGCTGGGCTTGAGCATGCTCTCCCCCATTCACCGCATTGACCGCGATACCGCAGGCTTGGTTCTGTTTGCCAAGCAAGCCGCTACGCGATCCGCCTACCAAAACCTATTTCGCGACAGGGCTGTGCACAAAACCTACCACGCCATTGCACCGTGGGCCCCCGAGCTGCCGTGGCCCTTGGAACGCCGCAGTCGCATTGTGTGCTCGTCGCACTTCATGCAACAAACCGAGGTAGAGGGCGTTGCTAATTCGCTCACCCATGTTTCCCCCCTTGAAATCGGAGTTCGGTACGCGCGGTATCAACTCTCACCGGTGACTGGCCAGCGGCACCAACTGCGGGTCCATATGGCCGCTTTAGGGCTCCCCTTGGTAGGCGATGGGATATACCCTACTCTGACTGCAGAAGACCAGACGGACTATGCCAACCCACTGCAGTTGCTTGCCTTCTCCATGTCCTTTACCGACCCCATCACCCAGAAAGCCCACTCTTTCGAAAGCAAACGTAGGCTGCGCAGCTTGTCGGAGCTGGAAAACCCCTAG
- a CDS encoding hybrid sensor histidine kinase/response regulator, with the protein MGYLQRRYVKHLLLVLCWWFGHALAWAQPINVVDLKEQPLVLSSHVQTLEDAGKELSLADVHSGKAAAQFKGDLPNLPAIGFGYSKSAHWLKLVLDNPSEKRLDRLLELGSPSIEYIRFYTPDASGTYVFHETGSVLPFSTRLRDTRSFVFPVTLEPRSSQVVYFRLQSLNPITTSLKLWTPSGFGSYERTDYFGHSWYFGIASAMVFFNLLLFVSLRDLIYLRYVAFTGSMALALACQSGLFKEFVLNDTPWWSTYGVMLSFCLTLVFALEFMRHMLNTKATVPRLHLISHALGAVLLVGGVALLFNFGAVIRPLTSMYGASALFILLVGLCCMWKGQRSAYFFSAAFFMLCAAGVLSTLRALGVMQPNFFTENALRIGSAFEMLLLAFALADRFNVMRREKAQAQRDAFVAQNKLVETLQASERLLEERVVERTAELDRKNNDLKLAMASREDVERIARHDIKTPLGGLAAAPAMLRAGRTMSEQEETVLKMMEKAANRALDMVNLSLDLYQMENGTYRFHAHTVNLGELVQSVLQDLTVHAKSKSVRTAVLGIEEPVYVRGDDALCYSIVANLTKNAIEAAPEHTAVVITLTPGAKVQLSIQNQGAVPEALRATFFDKYSTAGKVGGTGLGTYSSQLLAKVQGGSLAMHTGDEEGTTLTLELSRAPTPPTLASISSGNTLAMQAALPTPELPAMSVLVVDDDEFNLMVMSSHLPQPPLHVTTAVNGRLALESAMQQRPDIIILDIEMPIMGGLEAMSRIRQYQEDAHQSPSYFVAYSGSDDAQSTAKFLQLGFDKCLKKPSSRYAILAMLAQVKLRAENHPTNVAA; encoded by the coding sequence ATGGGGTACTTGCAGCGACGTTATGTAAAGCACCTGCTACTGGTTTTATGCTGGTGGTTCGGGCATGCGCTCGCTTGGGCGCAGCCGATCAACGTCGTGGACCTCAAAGAACAACCCCTCGTTCTCAGCAGCCATGTGCAAACCTTGGAAGATGCTGGAAAAGAACTCAGTCTGGCTGATGTTCACTCTGGAAAGGCTGCAGCCCAATTCAAAGGCGACTTGCCGAATCTTCCCGCCATTGGTTTTGGTTACAGCAAATCTGCGCACTGGCTCAAACTCGTCCTAGATAACCCCAGCGAAAAGCGACTGGACCGCTTGCTGGAGCTGGGCAGTCCGTCCATCGAGTACATCCGTTTCTATACCCCAGACGCCAGTGGCACCTATGTGTTCCACGAAACAGGTAGTGTCTTGCCGTTCTCTACCCGCCTGCGTGACACTCGCAGTTTTGTGTTTCCGGTCACGCTAGAGCCTCGTAGCAGCCAAGTCGTTTACTTCCGGCTTCAATCCCTCAACCCCATCACCACCTCACTCAAACTTTGGACGCCGAGTGGTTTCGGCAGTTACGAGCGCACGGACTATTTTGGACACTCGTGGTACTTCGGCATTGCAAGCGCCATGGTGTTCTTCAATTTGCTGCTCTTTGTCTCCCTGCGTGACCTGATTTACTTGCGATACGTCGCTTTTACCGGCTCGATGGCCTTAGCCTTAGCGTGCCAAAGCGGCCTGTTTAAAGAATTCGTTCTCAATGACACGCCGTGGTGGTCAACCTACGGAGTCATGCTCAGCTTTTGCCTCACTTTGGTCTTTGCTTTGGAGTTCATGCGCCACATGCTCAATACCAAGGCAACGGTGCCACGGCTGCACCTTATCTCACACGCCTTGGGCGCAGTCTTGCTAGTGGGAGGTGTTGCACTGCTTTTTAATTTTGGTGCAGTGATTCGTCCACTCACCAGCATGTACGGGGCATCTGCCTTGTTCATTCTGCTAGTAGGCCTGTGTTGTATGTGGAAGGGTCAGCGCAGTGCCTACTTCTTCTCTGCCGCCTTCTTTATGCTGTGCGCTGCGGGAGTATTGAGTACCTTGCGCGCGCTGGGCGTTATGCAGCCTAATTTTTTTACGGAAAACGCGTTACGGATTGGCTCCGCGTTTGAAATGCTACTGCTGGCGTTTGCATTGGCGGACCGGTTCAATGTCATGCGACGTGAGAAAGCACAGGCCCAACGCGATGCCTTTGTCGCACAGAACAAATTGGTTGAAACACTGCAAGCCTCAGAGCGCTTGCTTGAAGAGCGTGTCGTGGAGCGCACTGCAGAGCTCGATCGAAAAAATAATGACCTCAAACTCGCGATGGCGTCTCGCGAAGATGTGGAGCGCATTGCTCGCCATGACATTAAGACCCCATTGGGTGGCTTGGCAGCCGCGCCCGCCATGCTGCGGGCCGGTAGGACCATGAGCGAGCAAGAGGAAACCGTTCTAAAGATGATGGAAAAGGCGGCCAACCGCGCGCTAGACATGGTGAACTTGTCGCTGGATTTGTACCAAATGGAAAACGGCACGTACCGATTCCATGCCCATACAGTGAACTTGGGAGAACTGGTGCAATCCGTTTTGCAAGATTTAACAGTACATGCAAAGTCCAAGTCGGTTCGTACTGCTGTACTAGGCATTGAAGAGCCTGTGTATGTTCGGGGTGACGATGCGCTGTGTTACTCCATCGTAGCAAACCTCACCAAAAATGCGATTGAAGCTGCCCCAGAGCACACGGCGGTGGTCATTACCCTAACGCCAGGCGCCAAAGTGCAGCTCTCCATACAAAACCAGGGCGCAGTTCCAGAGGCATTGCGGGCGACATTCTTTGACAAGTACAGCACCGCAGGCAAAGTGGGTGGAACCGGACTAGGCACCTACTCTTCACAGTTGCTGGCCAAGGTGCAAGGTGGCAGCCTAGCCATGCACACGGGAGATGAGGAGGGCACCACACTGACCCTAGAGCTAAGCCGTGCACCTACCCCCCCAACGCTGGCAAGCATTAGCTCCGGCAATACCTTGGCCATGCAAGCCGCCCTGCCTACGCCGGAATTGCCGGCCATGTCAGTTTTGGTAGTGGACGATGATGAGTTCAATCTGATGGTGATGAGCTCGCATCTCCCTCAGCCCCCATTGCACGTGACTACTGCCGTGAATGGGCGCTTGGCACTAGAAAGTGCCATGCAGCAGCGCCCCGACATCATCATTCTCGACATCGAGATGCCTATCATGGGTGGCCTTGAAGCCATGTCGCGGATTCGCCAATACCAAGAAGACGCACACCAATCCCCGAGTTACTTCGTTGCCTACTCGGGCAGTGACGATGCGCAAAGCACCGCAAAGTTCTTGCAACTTGGCTTTGACAAATGCCTCAAGAAACCCAGTTCCCGATACGCCATATTGGCTATGCTGGCTCAAGTCAAGCTTCGTGCGGAAAATCACCCCACCAATGTCGCCGCTTAA
- a CDS encoding OsmC family protein, translating into MSISIQRQPGTVMAQSLRLRSHTLVSDVSVSEGGEDLGPSPHDLYDAALGACKALTVMWYTKKKGMAVTDVQSVVDSDKSQERTGVYRIHANLMISGDISDAEFDQLAAVAEKCPVHKLMTVVQTEITTHVERAA; encoded by the coding sequence ATGTCTATTTCAATACAACGTCAGCCCGGCACAGTCATGGCCCAGTCTTTACGGCTGCGCAGCCACACATTAGTTTCTGATGTGTCGGTGTCTGAAGGCGGTGAAGACTTAGGCCCTAGCCCCCACGATTTGTATGACGCGGCGCTGGGCGCGTGCAAGGCCTTGACCGTGATGTGGTACACCAAGAAAAAAGGTATGGCTGTGACTGATGTTCAGTCCGTGGTGGACAGTGACAAGAGCCAAGAGCGCACTGGGGTGTACCGCATACATGCCAACCTGATGATCAGCGGCGACATCTCCGACGCTGAGTTCGACCAGTTGGCAGCCGTTGCTGAAAAATGCCCCGTGCACAAGCTCATGACGGTGGTGCAAACGGAAATCACCACGCACGTGGAGCGCGCAGCATGA
- the gluQRS gene encoding tRNA glutamyl-Q(34) synthetase GluQRS, which translates to MHRGYVGRFAPSPTGLLHAGSLVAALASYLDAKAHQGRWLVRIEDVDTPRCVPGAAQTILEQLAACGMRADAPAVHQSQRTALYQAALQQLVSQGDAYPCACSRKDIEMAQQARGLAKSRHGELLYPGTCRAGLHGRAARAWRIDVEPSLEKSAVAPLDTAHNAPINVANSSTTIHWNDRRLGPQTQDLPAQVGDFVLLRADGLFAYQLAVVVDDAAQGVSHIVRGEDLADNTARQIYLQQRLRLPTPSYLHAPLVLGRNGEKLSKQNGALAIDTSTPSQARTCLDAAAAVLLLPECTAKETGQALHVWAEAWKQQYCAQANAVPRRA; encoded by the coding sequence ATGCACCGCGGCTATGTGGGCCGCTTTGCGCCCTCTCCCACCGGTTTGCTTCACGCGGGCTCATTGGTCGCGGCCTTGGCCAGCTACCTAGACGCCAAGGCGCACCAAGGCCGCTGGTTAGTTCGCATCGAAGACGTCGACACGCCACGCTGCGTACCGGGAGCGGCCCAAACCATTCTTGAACAACTGGCCGCCTGCGGCATGCGGGCTGATGCCCCCGCTGTACACCAAAGCCAACGTACCGCGCTGTATCAGGCTGCGCTACAACAGCTTGTGTCGCAAGGAGACGCGTATCCCTGCGCGTGCTCACGCAAAGACATTGAGATGGCGCAACAAGCTCGCGGGCTAGCCAAGTCCCGCCATGGTGAGCTGCTGTACCCTGGAACCTGTCGTGCGGGTCTGCACGGACGCGCCGCAAGAGCCTGGCGCATTGATGTTGAGCCTTCCCTTGAGAAATCAGCCGTAGCGCCCTTAGATACAGCGCACAATGCTCCTATAAATGTAGCAAATTCATCCACCACCATTCATTGGAATGACCGCAGACTGGGCCCACAAACCCAAGACTTACCAGCTCAAGTCGGGGATTTTGTCCTCTTAAGGGCGGACGGATTGTTTGCTTACCAACTAGCCGTCGTTGTGGACGATGCAGCCCAGGGCGTTAGCCATATCGTGCGGGGTGAAGACCTAGCAGATAACACTGCCAGGCAAATTTACTTGCAGCAACGACTGCGGCTGCCTACCCCTAGCTACCTGCATGCCCCTTTAGTGCTAGGCAGAAATGGAGAGAAGCTGTCCAAGCAAAATGGTGCTTTAGCCATAGACACCAGCACGCCTTCGCAAGCGAGAACATGTCTTGATGCAGCCGCAGCGGTGCTGCTGCTCCCTGAGTGCACCGCCAAGGAGACCGGGCAGGCACTGCACGTCTGGGCTGAAGCCTGGAAACAACAGTATTGCGCTCAGGCTAACGCAGTACCACGACGCGCCTAG
- a CDS encoding DMT family transporter — protein MNWFYLAAAIVFEVIATSALKATEGFTRLWPSSMVVVGYGLAFYFLSLTLRQTPIGVAYAIWSGVGVVLVSIAGWVLYQQRLDAAAVIGIAFIITGVLVLNLFSKVVH, from the coding sequence ATGAACTGGTTTTACTTGGCTGCGGCCATCGTTTTTGAAGTAATTGCCACCTCTGCGCTGAAGGCGACTGAGGGGTTCACACGCCTATGGCCATCGTCCATGGTGGTTGTCGGCTATGGCCTCGCGTTTTACTTTTTGTCACTCACACTGCGGCAAACCCCGATCGGCGTGGCCTATGCCATTTGGTCGGGTGTAGGTGTGGTGTTGGTTTCAATAGCAGGTTGGGTGCTCTATCAACAGCGACTAGACGCTGCAGCAGTCATAGGTATCGCCTTCATCATCACCGGCGTGCTGGTGCTGAACCTTTTTTCGAAGGTGGTTCACTAG
- a CDS encoding flavodoxin family protein, producing MAKVAVVFHSGYGHTQRLAQSVADGANAELIAIDADGNVPEGAWDTLAAADAIIFGSPTYMGTVSWQFKKFADASSKPWYTQAWKDKIFGGFTNSANINGDKHSTLHYFMTLAMQHGGLWAGTGISYNNTKASQRSDVNYLASSAGPMAQVAGDAGAAEMNPGDLETGRLFGARIQEVASKFRG from the coding sequence ATGGCAAAAGTAGCAGTTGTTTTTCATTCAGGTTATGGACACACCCAGCGCCTTGCGCAGTCAGTTGCGGACGGCGCCAACGCTGAGCTCATTGCCATCGACGCCGACGGCAACGTGCCAGAGGGCGCTTGGGACACCTTGGCCGCAGCCGATGCCATTATTTTTGGCTCGCCCACCTACATGGGTACAGTGAGTTGGCAGTTCAAAAAGTTTGCTGACGCCTCCAGCAAGCCTTGGTACACCCAAGCTTGGAAAGACAAAATTTTTGGTGGCTTCACCAACAGCGCCAATATCAATGGCGACAAGCATTCCACCTTGCACTATTTCATGACCTTGGCCATGCAACACGGTGGCCTGTGGGCTGGTACGGGCATTAGTTACAACAACACCAAGGCATCGCAACGCAGCGATGTGAACTACCTGGCCTCCAGTGCTGGCCCCATGGCCCAAGTGGCAGGAGACGCGGGTGCGGCTGAAATGAATCCTGGCGATTTGGAAACCGGTCGCTTGTTCGGCGCACGTATTCAAGAAGTCGCTAGCAAGTTCCGCGGCTAG
- a CDS encoding LysR family transcriptional regulator has translation MQNSRDVLTPDALAMLQSIAQAGSFAAAARTLGVVPSALTYRVRQIEDALDVLLYDRSSRKALLTDAGAELLREGTRLLADIDAVANRVKRVATGWESQLTIAVDSIIAKAIVMELCEGFFALAPLTRIKLRDETLSGTLEALTSGQADLALGVVATSNQNGILSKPLGDVNFVYAVAPHHPLASLTGVLTDELIQQHRAVAVADTTQRGNGMTFGILGGQDVFTVATMKDKLDAQLRGLGCGFVPECMARAYIETGRLVVKEVERAQRVVRINYAWRGSNKAGHGRALQWWLEQLSSPATRAALLQQHRGV, from the coding sequence ATGCAAAACTCCAGAGATGTTTTAACCCCCGATGCATTGGCTATGCTGCAGTCTATTGCGCAAGCAGGTAGCTTTGCCGCCGCAGCGCGTACCCTAGGGGTAGTACCCAGCGCATTGACTTACCGGGTACGCCAAATTGAAGACGCACTTGACGTGCTTTTGTATGACCGCAGCTCGCGCAAAGCCTTGCTCACCGATGCAGGCGCCGAGTTGCTGCGCGAGGGTACGCGGCTACTGGCCGATATTGATGCGGTAGCCAACCGGGTCAAACGCGTGGCCACAGGCTGGGAGTCTCAACTCACCATCGCAGTAGACAGCATCATTGCCAAGGCCATCGTGATGGAACTGTGTGAAGGTTTCTTCGCATTGGCGCCACTTACCCGGATTAAGCTGCGCGACGAAACACTGTCTGGCACCCTGGAGGCACTGACATCGGGTCAAGCTGACCTCGCCCTAGGTGTAGTGGCCACCAGCAACCAAAACGGCATCCTCTCCAAGCCTTTGGGTGACGTGAACTTTGTGTACGCAGTGGCTCCCCACCATCCCCTTGCAAGCCTTACGGGCGTGCTAACTGACGAGCTCATTCAGCAACACCGCGCGGTTGCGGTGGCCGACACCACGCAACGCGGCAATGGCATGACCTTTGGCATTCTGGGGGGCCAAGATGTGTTTACCGTAGCCACCATGAAGGACAAGCTCGATGCCCAGTTGCGTGGCCTAGGGTGCGGATTCGTACCCGAGTGCATGGCCCGCGCCTACATCGAGACCGGTCGCTTGGTGGTGAAAGAAGTGGAGCGCGCTCAGCGTGTCGTGCGCATCAACTATGCGTGGAGAGGCAGCAACAAGGCCGGCCACGGCCGCGCTCTGCAATGGTGGCTAGAGCAACTCTCAAGTCCTGCCACGCGGGCGGCCTTGCTACAACAGCACCGGGGCGTGTAA
- a CDS encoding DoxX family protein, whose amino-acid sequence MLSKFESQFALAARVLLALLFLPAGISKLTGFAGTVGYIGSVGLPFPELGAVIAIVVEVGGALAIIAGFKTRWVALGLAVFTVITGLFFHKFWAVPADQVMVQQIMFFKNVAIAGGFLMLTAFGPGAWSVDAKRGE is encoded by the coding sequence ATGTTGTCTAAATTTGAATCCCAGTTTGCTCTAGCCGCTCGCGTGTTGTTGGCCTTGTTGTTCTTGCCCGCGGGCATTAGCAAGCTCACGGGTTTTGCAGGCACGGTGGGGTACATTGGTTCAGTGGGGTTGCCGTTTCCAGAGCTGGGCGCGGTGATTGCTATCGTTGTGGAAGTGGGTGGGGCGCTGGCCATCATCGCGGGCTTTAAGACCCGTTGGGTGGCGTTGGGCCTGGCCGTGTTTACGGTGATTACGGGCTTGTTTTTCCACAAGTTCTGGGCCGTGCCGGCGGACCAAGTAATGGTGCAACAGATTATGTTTTTCAAGAATGTAGCCATTGCAGGCGGATTCTTGATGCTGACAGCGTTTGGCCCCGGCGCGTGGAGTGTGGACGCTAAACGCGGCGAGTAA
- a CDS encoding pirin family protein, translated as MLTVRKSQDRGYADHGWLKSFHSFSFAGYYDPSHMGWGNLRVINEDRIAPGTGFGTHGHRDMEIISYVLEGELAHKDTMGNVKGIPPGDVQRMSAGRGVQHSEFNHAPQSTTHFFQIWIEPNVKGIPPSYEQKTFSAPEKQGKLRLVASNDGAEGSVVIHADAKMFSGLLDGEESASLALDARRKAYVHLVRGALEVNGVALSGGDAALLDGESQVTLAKAQNAEVLVFDLAA; from the coding sequence ATGCTAACAGTTAGGAAATCTCAAGATCGTGGCTATGCGGACCATGGCTGGCTCAAGTCCTTTCATAGCTTTTCATTTGCAGGCTATTACGATCCATCGCACATGGGTTGGGGCAACTTGCGTGTGATCAACGAAGACCGCATTGCACCTGGCACAGGCTTTGGTACCCATGGTCATCGCGACATGGAAATCATCAGCTACGTCTTGGAGGGGGAGTTAGCGCACAAGGACACCATGGGCAATGTCAAAGGCATTCCCCCCGGCGATGTACAGCGTATGAGCGCAGGCCGCGGTGTGCAACACAGCGAGTTCAATCACGCGCCGCAAAGCACCACGCACTTTTTCCAAATTTGGATTGAGCCGAACGTGAAGGGAATTCCCCCAAGCTATGAGCAAAAGACTTTCAGTGCCCCAGAAAAACAAGGCAAGTTGCGGTTGGTGGCCTCCAACGACGGCGCAGAAGGTTCCGTAGTGATTCACGCCGACGCCAAGATGTTCAGCGGTTTGTTGGACGGTGAAGAGTCGGCTAGCTTGGCGTTAGATGCGCGCCGCAAGGCCTATGTGCATTTGGTGCGCGGTGCGCTTGAAGTCAATGGCGTGGCATTGTCAGGCGGTGACGCCGCGCTGTTAGATGGTGAGAGTCAGGTGACGTTGGCCAAGGCGCAAAACGCTGAAGTACTGGTGTTTGACTTAGCGGCTTAG